DNA from Methylobacterium currus:
CGAGACCCTGTTCGAGATGCTGCCCGAGACCCTGAACTCGCTCGAGGAGGCGCTGGCGAGCGCCTATCCGGGTGCCCGGTTCGAGGTGCCGGCCTTCTTCCAGTTCGGCTCCTGGATCGGCGGTGACCGGGACGGCAACCCCTTCGTCACCGCCGAGGTGACGCGGCGCACCTGCGGCGCAACGCGCTGGCGAGCCTCCGGCGCTACCGCGACGGGATCGGCGGGCTCGCCCGCACCCTCTCGATCAGCGCCCGCGCCCTGCCGGTGGCCGAGGCCTTCGCGGCGGCGCTCAAGGACCAGCTCGCGCTCCAGCCGGACGGGGACGAGATCGCGCGGCGCAATCCCGGCGAGCCCTACCGGCAGTTCCTGACCTGCCTGAGCCGGCGCCTCGACGCGACGATCACCGGATTGGAGGAGGAGCCCGGGACTGGGCCCGTGGGTCCCGGTTACGCCGATGCCGACGCGCTGATCGCCGACCTGCGCGCGCTGGAGGAGGGCCTCTCCGCCGCGGGCTGCCCCTCGCTCACCGCCAACCGGGTGCGGCCGGTGCGCCGGATGGTCGAGATCTTCCGCTTCTCGACCGTGCGGCTCGACATCCGCGAGAACACCACCCGCACGACGCGGGCGCTCCAGGCGCTGTGGCGCCAGCGGAATGAAGGCGAGCCGCCGGACGTTGACGCCCCGGCCTGGACCGGGTGGCTCGAGACCGAGCTGGCCCGTCCCCTCGATGGCCTGCCCGACCTCTCCGGCCTGCCCGAGGAGGCGCGGGAGACGCTCTCGACCTTCCGGCTGGTGGCGGAGATGCGCGGCAGCCTCGACCGCGAGGCCTTCGGCGCCTTCGTGCTGTCGATGACCCATTCGGTGCCCGACATCCTGGGCGGCTATCTGCTGGCCAAGCAGGCCGGCGTGTTCCTCGACGCGGCGGGTATCGAGGTCTGCCCGCTGCCGATCGTGCCGCTGTTCGAGACCATCGACGACCTGCGCGCCGCCCCGGCGATCATGCGGGCGCTGCTCAAGGTGCCGGTGGTGCGCCGCTCCGCCCGCCAGCAGGGCGGGGTGCAGGAGGTGATGATCGGCTACTCCGATTCGAACAAGGATGGCGGCTTCGTCGCCTCGAACTGGGAACTGGCCAAGGCGCAGCGGCTGCTGACCCAGGTCGGCGAGCAGGCGGGGATCGGCATCGCCTTCTTCCACGGCCGCGGCGGCTCGGTGAGCCGTGGCGGCGCGCCCACCGCCCGGGCCATCGCCGCCCAGCCGCCGGGCTCGATCCGCGGCCGGTTCCGCACCACCGAGCAGGGCGAGGTGGTGTCGTTCAAGTACGCCAACCGCGGCACCGCCGCCTACCAGATGGAGCTTCTGGCCTCCGCCGTGCTGGCCCACGCCCTCGACGGGGCGGCCCCCGGGATTCCGGCGGCGAACCCGGAATTCGACGACGCGATGGAGGCGCTGTCGGGCGCGTCGCGGGCGGCCTATGCCCGGCTCCTGACGCATCCCGACCTCGTGACCTATTTCGGCGCCGCGAGCCCGCTCGACGAGATCGCGCTCCTCAATATCGGCTCGCGCCCGGCCCGCCGCTTCGGAGCCCGTAGCCTCGCCGACCTGCGGGCGATTCCCTGGGTCTTCGCCTGGAGCCAGAACCGGCACGGCATCACCGGCTGGTACGGGGTCGGCAGCGGCTTGAAGAGCTTCCTCGACGTGCGGGGCGAGGCCGGCCGGGCGCTGCTGCGGCGGATGTTCGAGGATTCACCCCTCTTCCGCCTGATCATGGACGAGGTCGAGAAGACCCTGCTCACCGTCGATCTCGCCATCGCCCGCGACTTCGCCGGCTTGTGCCCGGACGAGGGCGCCCGGGAGGCGGTCTTCGCGATGATCGAGGCCGAGTACCGGCTCACCTGCGCGATGGCCCTGGAGGTGAGCGGCGCACGCACCCTCGCCGAACGCTTCCCGCTCTATCGCGGCCGGCTCGCCGAGCGGCTGCCGGTGCTCAACCAGGTCAGCCGCGAGCAGGTGAACCTCCTGCGCCGCTTCCGCACCGAGACCGACGCGACGGCGCGAGAGGCGCTGAAATCGGCCCTGCTCCTGTCGATCAACTGCGTCGCCACCGGGTTCGGGGCGACGGGGTGAGGCAGGGCCGCCCGACGGTCGGGAGAGGCAGGAGAGCAGCGGGCCGGGGCATCCCGCTCGCGCATGATGGTCCGGCCCGCCGGTGACACCGTCCGAGCGGGAGCGGCAGGAACGGCGTGACGGGCGCGACCCTGGACCGGCCCCGGCGGCCTGTCTTCGACCCAGGTTAACTCGCCGGCAGAGTCTCGGCCCCTCATGGATGTAACATTGTTGCATTCTCTCTCGCTTCGGCCTAGGTGAGGCCCGTCATCGAGCGAGGAATGCGTGTGATGGGCAGGCTGAGGATCGGGACGCTGCTGCTGGCCTTGAGCCTGGCCTTCTTGAGCCTGGCCTCCATGGGGCTCGCCTGGATCGCCCCGGCGCGGGCGCAGGAGCCCGTCCGGCAGGAGCTTGTCCGGCAGGAGCCTGTCCGGGTCGTGGCGACCTTCTCGATCCTCGGCGATCTTGTGCGCCAGGTCGGGGGTTCGCGGGTCGCCGTCACCACCCTGGTCGGGCCGAACGGCGATGCGCACAGCTTCGTGCCGGCCCCGGCCGACGCGCAGGCCGTGGCCGCCGCCCGGCTCGTGGTGGTCAACGGTCTCGGCTTCGAGGGCTGGATCGACCGGCTGATCAAGGCCTCGGGCACCAAGGCCACGGTCGTCGTCGCCGCAAAGGACATCGTCCCGATCGAGGAGGAGGACGAGGGCGGCGGTCACGGTCATGATCAGGGGCATTCCCAAGATCACGGGCATGCCCACGCCGCCGATCCCCATGCCTGGCAGAACGTCGCCAACACCAGGAGCTACGTCGCCACGATCCGTGACGGCCTCCTGAGCGTCGATCCCGAGGGAGCGGGGACCTACCAGGCCAACGCGGCCGCCTATCTGGCGCAGCTCGACGCCCTCGACGCGGAGGTGCGGACGGCGATCGCCGGCATCCCGGAGGCGCGCCGGCGCATCGTCACCACGCACGACGCCTTCGGCTACTTCGCGAAGGCCTACGGCCTGCGCTTCCTCGCCCCCCAGGGCGTGTCGAGCCAGAGCGAGGCCACCGCCCGCGACGTCGCCGCCATCGTGCGGCAGGTCCGCCGCGACAAGATCCCGGCGGTGTTTCTCGAAAACATCTCCGACCCGCGGCTGATGCAGCAGATCGCCCGCGAGAGCGGCGCCAGGGCGGGCGGCCGGGTCTTCTCCGACGCCCTGTCCGAGCCCGGCGGCCCGGCCCCGACCTATCTCGAGATGATCCGCCACAACGTGAAGGAGTTCGTGGCGGCGCTGAGCGGGTGAGGCCTTGGCCTCACCTCACGTCGAGCGTCAGGCTCCGGAACCGCTTGCCGTCCCGCGACTCCTCGCACGGCTTGCCGTCGGAGCCCAGGGCCTCGCCGTCGTCGCTCAGTACCTGGATCCGGTCGCCGGCCGGGCTGACCAGCAGGGCCTCGGGCTGGAAATCCGGGATCCCCGCGAAGGCCGCGGCGGCGCCCTCGACCCGGACCGGCCTGTCAGCCGGATCGCCCGACCAGCGATAGAGGTCGAACGGCTCGCCCCCGCCGCCGGCGCCACCCGCGAGGATCAGGTAGGCCCTGGCCTCCGGGGCGTAGGCGATGTCGCGGATGCCGCGGCCCTTGAGGTCCAGGGCGACCGGGGTGCCGAGGCGCGGGGCGGCGCCGGCGACCGCCTCGGCCGGGTTCTCCAGCGGCACCAGCAGGGCGTTCGCGTCGGTGTCGAGCGGGTTGCGCAGGCCGAGCCAGAGCGACGTCCCGTCCGGCCGCGGCGCCATTCCCTCGATGTTGAAACCCTTGCGCTTGGGGTCGAGGTCGTCCCGGGCCGGCACGTCGAGGCCGATCCGCGACGCGAAGAGCGGCGACAGGGCCGCGAAGGCCTGGGGCAGTCCCCTGACCGTGCCGCCCTTGGGGGTCAGGCTGGTCACGCCGCCCGATTCCGTCACCGTCAGCGCGGCGAGGCGGCCGCGGCCCGGGCTCTGCTTGCCGCCGTGCCGGCGGCTGTGCGACCCGAGCACGTAGAGGTCGGATCCGAGCCAGGTCGCGGATTCGAGGTCGGCCTTGCGGTCCTCGGGGGTGAGACCGAGATGGGCTGCGAGATCGGCGCCGCTCAGCGGCAGCGCGTCACCGCTGGCGCCGGCCCGGTAGAGCCCCATCACCGTCGATTCGTCGTCGACCACCAGGAACCGGTCGTTGACGCTGCCGCGCGGATAGGGCACCGCGCCCGAGGCCTCGCACATCCCGCGATGCTCCATGAGCGGGCCGATCGTCACCGGCTCGGCCGAGGCGGCGGGGACCGCCAGCGACGAGGCCAGGAGCGCGAGGAGCGGCAGGGGGCGGGACATCGGGAACTCCCACGGAGATGTTTCGAGATCCCACCCGCGATCTCATCCTGAGGTGCAAGCGTCAGCGAGCCTCGGAGGTGGGCTCCAGAAACCCGCGTGACTCCGGGTGGCTCCTTCGAGGCCCAACCGATCTCCGATCGGCCGGGCACCTCGGGATGAGGTCGCAGGGTGGGATGAATTGAAACTGGAACGGGTGGACCGACGAGGCTGACCGCCTCAACCCCCGGTCATCGGTGGGAAGAATGCCACCTCGCTCGCGCCGGCAAGCCTCGTCTCGGGCTTGGCATGGACCCGGTCGACGGCGGCGCGGACCACGCCGTCCGTCTCGAAGGCGTAGGCGTATTCCTCACCGCGGCCCCTCAGCCAGGCGACGAGGTCGGCGACGGTCGCCACCTCCTGCGGCAGGTCGAGGGTCTCTTCGGGGCGGCCGATCCGCTCGCGGACCCAGGCGAAGTAGACGAGCTTCATGGGGGGCTGCTCATCTCTCGTCGTCGATCACGTGGCGGATGCCGGAGCGCATGTAGTCGTAGCCGGTATAGAGGGTCAGTGCCGCGGCGAGCCACAGCAGGATCAGCCCGAGGGTGCCGTTGCCGGGGAGCACCCGCTCGCCGGCGGGGCCGGCGATCAGCACGCCGAGGGCCACGAGCTGCACCGCCGTCTTCCACTTGGCGACCCGGCTCACCGGCACGCCGACCTTCAGCTCGGCCAGGTACTCGCGCAGGCCCGAGACCAGGATCTCGCGGCACAGGATCACGATCGCGGCCCAGAGCGACCAGCCGCGGATCGTCCCGTCGGCGCAGAGCATCAGCAGGCTCGCGGCGACCAGGAGCTTGTCGGCGATCGGGTCGAGCATCCGCCCGAGCGCCGAGCTCTGGGAATAGGTGCGGGCGACATAGCCGTCGAGATAGTCGGTGATCGCCGCGGCGACGAAGACCGCGACGGCGATCCAGCGCGCCGTGTCGTCCTGTGGCCAGAACAGCAGCGCCACCACCACCGGGACCGCGACCAGACGGCCGTAGGTCAGGAGGTTGGCGAGGTTCAGGGCCGTCGAGCGGCGCCGGGGTACGACCACGTTCATCGCCATCGGTGAAACCATGCGGGAGGAGGGGGCGTCAACCGAGCCCGGCCCGGACTCGGCGTCACGCATCGGCGATTCGTCACGCATCGGCATGAAAGAAGTCGTAGACCGCCCGGGCCGTCGCGGCGTTGACGCCGGGCGTTCTGGCGAGATCCTCCAGCGCCGCCCGCTGGATCGCCTTCACCGTCCCGAAATGGTGCAAAAGGGCGCGCTTGCGGGTCGGCCCCACCCCCGGGATCTCGTCGAGGGGGTTTCGCACCATCTCGCGCTTGCGCTTGGCCCGGTGCGCCCCGATGGCGAAGCGGTGGGCCTCGTCGCGCAGGCGCTGGACGAAGTAGAGCGTCGGGTCCCGCGGCGGCAGGCGGAAGGGCGCCTGGCCGGGCACGAAGAAGGTCTCGCGCCCCGCATCCCGGTCGCGCCCCTTGGCGATGCCGACGAGCGGCACGTCGGTCACCCCGACTTCGTCGAGCGCCTTGCGGGCCGCCTCGAGCTGGCCCCGGCCGCCGTCGATCAGCACCAGGTCGGGCCAGGCCGGAAAAACGTCGGTGTCGGCCGGATCGGGCGCGGGCTCCGGCTCCGGCGGCCCGCCCTCGGCGGCGGCGATCGCGGCCTCGGCCTTCGTGCGGGGATGCTCCTTGACCAGGCGGGCGAAGCGGCGCTGCAGCACCTCGCGCATCATGCCGTAATCGTCGCCGGGCTTCACCTCCTCGGACTTGATGGTGAAGGTGCGGTAATGGGTCTTCATGAAGCCCGTCGGCCCGGCGACGATCATCGCGCCCACCGCGTTCGTCCCCATGATGTGCGAGTTGTCGTAGACCTCGATCCGCCGCGGCGCGGAGGCCAGCCCGAACGACGTGCCGAGCGCGGCGAGGAGCTTGCCCTGCGAGGCGGTGTCGGCGAGGCGCCGGGCCAACGCCTCGCGGGCGTTGCGGGCGGCGTAGTCGACGAGGTTCTTCCGTTCGCCGCGTTTCGGGGAATGGATCTCGACCCGGTTCTCGCCCCGGGTCGAAAGCGCAGCGGCCAGCAGCTCCGCATCCTCGATCTCGTGCGAGGTGAGCACCAGCCGGGGCGCCGGCTTGTCGTCGTAGAACTGGGCCAGGAACGAGGCCAGCACCTCGGCCGGCGTCATGCTGCGGTCGGCCTTCGGGAAATAGGCCCGGTTGCCCCAGTTCTGCCAGTTGCGGAAGAAGAAGACCTCGATGCAGAACTGGCCGGCCTGCTCGTCGAGGGCGAAGACGTCGGCCTCCTCGATCCCTTGCGTGTTCACGCCCTGCACGCCCTGGATGGCGGCGAGCGCGGCGATGCGGTCGCGGTAGCGCGCCGCCTTCTCGAACTCCCAGGCGTCGGAGGCGGCCTGCATCTCGGCGGCCATGCGCTCCTTCACGGCGTTGGACTTGCCGGACAGAAAGCCCCGCGCCTCCGCGGCGAGGCCGGCGTAATCCTCGACCGAGATCTCCTTGGTGCAAGGGCCCGAGCAGCGCTTGATCTGGTAGAGCAGGCAGGGCCTGGTGCGGTTCTCGAAGTAGCTGTCGGAGCAGGAGCGCAGGAGGAAGGCGCGCTGCAGCGCGTTGACCGTGCGGTTCACCGCCCAGACGCTGGCGAAGGGGCCGTAATAGTGGCCGGCCCGGCGTCGCGCCCCGCGATGCTTGACGAGCTGCGGCGCGTCGGTATCCGCGGTGAGCAGGATGTAGGGCAGGGACTTGTCGTCCCGCATCAGCACGTTGAAGCGGGGCTTCAGCTGCTTGATGAGGTTCGCTTCCAGCAGCAAGGCCTCGGTCTCGGTCGCCGTGGTGACGAACTCCATCGAGGCCGTCTCGGCGATCATCCGGGCGATGCGATTGGTGTGCGCCTGGCCGCGGGCGTAGGACCCGACCCGGTTCTTCAGGTTCTTCGCCTTGCCGACGTAGAGCACGTCGCCCTTGGCGTCGAACATCCGGTAGACGCCCGGCGAGGTCGGCAGGGTGGTCCAGAACCGGCGGATCACCGCGGTGCCGGCCTGGATCGCGCCTGCGCCGGCATCGAGGTCGAAGTCGATCTCGGGGGCGGTGTCGAGGGCGTCCACCGCCTCGTCGTCGTCCTCGATCGCGTCGAGGGCGTCGGGCGGCACGTCGTTCCCAGGCTGTCGGCTCATCCAGGCGATGTAGGCGGCCTTCCCGCTGCTGGAAAGACCGCGCCGGGGCGCTAAAAGGCCTCCCTTCAGCCCCGCGCCCGCGAAGGAGCGCCAAGTGACCCCTCACGCCGCATGACGCTTCACCCCTCATGACGCTTCGCGTTTGCCGGACGCCCCGGACCCCGCGTCTCCGGCGTGACCTGCCGGCCGTGCGGGTGGTCGAGAACGTCCTCTACCTGCCGCACAGCGAGGCGCGGGGCCAGCCTTCGGCCCTGTTCGATGCCGCGCGCCACTTCATCCCCGAGAGCGTGGATGTCCGCGGGAGCGGCACCACGCCATCCTGGCAGCGCACCGACTGGCCACAGGACTGGCCGGACGGCCCGCCGGCGAGCGTGGCCGAGGCGCCGGAGGAGACCTACCTCTTCCTCGGCGGGGCGCACCTGCATTACGGGCACTTCCTGGTCACCACCCTGCCGCGGTTCTGGCCGCTGCTGCGCGCTCAGGCCCCGGCGCCGGTCCTGTGCTACGCCCCGGCCCATCCCGCGTTGTGGCAGCCCTTCCGCTTCGCCGTTGACATCCTGGCGCTCCTCGGCCTCGACGTGCGCGACATCCACGCCTTCGAGGCGCCGATGCGCCTGCGCCGTGCGATCGTACCGGCTCCCGCGTTCCAGGAGGAAGGCTTCGCCCACACGGTCTTTCGCGACCTGTGCCGCGAGATCGGGGCCGGCTGCTACGCTCCGGACGAGGTCGATGCGGACGAAAGGCCGGCCTACCTCGCCAAGACGCGGCTGTCCGGCGGCGTGCGCCGCTTCGCGAACGAGGAGGCGGTGACGGAGATCCTGGCGCGGGAGGGCGTCGAGATCCTGCACCCGGAGGCGATGAGCTTTTCGGATCAAGTCCGGCTCTTCGCCCGTAGGCAGGTGGTCGCGGGCTCCCTCGGCTCGGCCCTGCACACCGCGCTCTTCGCGCCGTCCGGTCGTCGGGTGGTGGCGCTGAGCCCCGGCCCGCGGATCAACCCCACCTTCCTGCTCGTCGACGCCCTATGCGGCAATGCCGTCGCCTATCTCCACCAGCCCGGCACGGCTGAGACCGAGCCGGGGGCCTTCGGCAGCCAGCAGACCCTCACCGATCCGCGGGCCGCCGCCGACGGGTTGCTGCGGCGGATGGACAGGATGCGGGCTGCCTCGGCTCCCGGGCGGGGTGTGCTGTCGGCGGCGTGGTCGCGGCTGGGCCGGATGGCCGGGCGGGGGCGGACTTAGCGTTTGCGATCCATTCCGCTCCGGACTTCCTTCGCCCGAGGCCGCCATGGCCGTGAACCGCGTCGACCGGCCTGATTTTCCAGCGACGATGCCGACATCCTCCGAGTCATCCCGGGTTCTCGCCTTCGGCGCGCCCCGGGATGACGACGGAGGGTTCGAAATTCGTCGGGTGGACGAAACAGATCTCTTGGAAAAAATATCGCTTGGCAAGACGACCTCTTGGCAAGCCGATTTCTTGGCCAGCCGACCTCTTGGCAGGCCGATGCAAGCCGATCTTTCGGCTCGCGGCGGGCTCGACCACGAATCCGGGCTGGCTCATGAAGCCCGGACCCTCGACGCCCATCGCCCCGATCGTCAGTCGAACAGCGCGTCGATATCGTTCTGGTCGACGTGGCCAGGATCCTCGTCGAGCTTCGGTCCGTTGAGCAGGCTGCTCTCGTCGTCGATGCTGACCCCGGCGCGCTCGCCGATGAGGTCCTTGAAGGCCTCGAGCCCGCCCCAGGCCTCGATCATCCGGTCGATGTGGTCCTCGACGAACTTCAGCACGCTGACGATCTTGCTGATGCGCTGGCCGGTCAGGTCCTGGAAGTTGCAGGCCTCGTAGAGCACCACGGTGCGCTCGAGGATCGTGTCGACGTCGGAATGATCCTTCAGGCCGCCGTTCGAGCGCAGCATGGAGGCATGGGTCTCGATGTCCTCGACCGCAGCCAGGATTGCGGTGGTGGCCCGCTCGGTGGCGTCGACCACGGCGTCCAGCTCGCCGGCGGCCCGGCGCACGCCCTTGCCGTCGAAATCCTGCCGGTGCAGCACGGCGATCTCGTGCTTGGTCCGTCCGATCGCCGCCTTCATCACGTCGAGCTCGGTGCGCATGCCGTAGATCTCGGCCATCTCCCGCCGGCAGGCGTCGATCACGTCGCCGGTGGTGGAGGCGGTGAGCCGCTTGAGCTCGTTGACCGTCGCCAGGATCTCGGAGATCCGGTCGTCGTTGACCGAGGACGGCGGAGCCGCCGCCACCTCGACGGGAGCATAGGCAACGCCGAGACTGTCCTCGATGCGGAAGCGCTTGTTCTTCATGGGTCCGAGAGAGCCTGCAACCGCGGCCGCATCGCACGGCCCACGCCGGCCAATGTCCCCAAGATTGATTGCGAATTGCTGAATGCCTGCCAGGGCGCGCGGACGCGGTGACGAAGGATTCACGATGCGGATGAATTAACAATTTGCTGCAGGGATTTAGCGAAACGCTCACCACGTTCCTTCACCGTCCGGTCCCGGGCGTCCTGCTCTGCTGCCGCCATCGCCGGTGGTCGGCGGAGGGTCGGGGACGGTTGCGATGGTGGTGCGCGGGATGGTGCTGGCCGGGGTGATCGCGGCCGGTCTCGGGGCGGGTCCCGGAACTCTGCCGGCCCAGGCGCAAGGGGTTCCGGGACCCTATGGCGGCGGCTTCATCGAGTACCTGATGACCGGGCAGGACCCGGCTGCGGTGGCTCGCCCTCTGCGCCCGGCCCCGGTCGCCCCGGACGGCACGATCCTGGCGGGCCGTGGCTACCGGCAAGCCGGCTATGCAGCCGACGCCTACGGCGGGCAACGTCCGGCCTATGCCCGCACCGTGGGCTACACGGCCGCCGGTTCGTCGGGCGCGCAGATCGGCTACGCCCCGGTCGTGCCCGGACAATACCCGCATTC
Protein-coding regions in this window:
- a CDS encoding glycosyltransferase family 61 protein, translated to MTLRVCRTPRTPRLRRDLPAVRVVENVLYLPHSEARGQPSALFDAARHFIPESVDVRGSGTTPSWQRTDWPQDWPDGPPASVAEAPEETYLFLGGAHLHYGHFLVTTLPRFWPLLRAQAPAPVLCYAPAHPALWQPFRFAVDILALLGLDVRDIHAFEAPMRLRRAIVPAPAFQEEGFAHTVFRDLCREIGAGCYAPDEVDADERPAYLAKTRLSGGVRRFANEEAVTEILAREGVEILHPEAMSFSDQVRLFARRQVVAGSLGSALHTALFAPSGRRVVALSPGPRINPTFLLVDALCGNAVAYLHQPGTAETEPGAFGSQQTLTDPRAAADGLLRRMDRMRAASAPGRGVLSAAWSRLGRMAGRGRT
- a CDS encoding metal ABC transporter solute-binding protein, Zn/Mn family gives rise to the protein MGRLRIGTLLLALSLAFLSLASMGLAWIAPARAQEPVRQELVRQEPVRVVATFSILGDLVRQVGGSRVAVTTLVGPNGDAHSFVPAPADAQAVAAARLVVVNGLGFEGWIDRLIKASGTKATVVVAAKDIVPIEEEDEGGGHGHDQGHSQDHGHAHAADPHAWQNVANTRSYVATIRDGLLSVDPEGAGTYQANAAAYLAQLDALDAEVRTAIAGIPEARRRIVTTHDAFGYFAKAYGLRFLAPQGVSSQSEATARDVAAIVRQVRRDKIPAVFLENISDPRLMQQIARESGARAGGRVFSDALSEPGGPAPTYLEMIRHNVKEFVAALSG
- a CDS encoding chemotaxis protein, which encodes MKNKRFRIEDSLGVAYAPVEVAAAPPSSVNDDRISEILATVNELKRLTASTTGDVIDACRREMAEIYGMRTELDVMKAAIGRTKHEIAVLHRQDFDGKGVRRAAGELDAVVDATERATTAILAAVEDIETHASMLRSNGGLKDHSDVDTILERTVVLYEACNFQDLTGQRISKIVSVLKFVEDHIDRMIEAWGGLEAFKDLIGERAGVSIDDESSLLNGPKLDEDPGHVDQNDIDALFD
- the uvrC gene encoding excinuclease ABC subunit UvrC is translated as MSRQPGNDVPPDALDAIEDDDEAVDALDTAPEIDFDLDAGAGAIQAGTAVIRRFWTTLPTSPGVYRMFDAKGDVLYVGKAKNLKNRVGSYARGQAHTNRIARMIAETASMEFVTTATETEALLLEANLIKQLKPRFNVLMRDDKSLPYILLTADTDAPQLVKHRGARRRAGHYYGPFASVWAVNRTVNALQRAFLLRSCSDSYFENRTRPCLLYQIKRCSGPCTKEISVEDYAGLAAEARGFLSGKSNAVKERMAAEMQAASDAWEFEKAARYRDRIAALAAIQGVQGVNTQGIEEADVFALDEQAGQFCIEVFFFRNWQNWGNRAYFPKADRSMTPAEVLASFLAQFYDDKPAPRLVLTSHEIEDAELLAAALSTRGENRVEIHSPKRGERKNLVDYAARNAREALARRLADTASQGKLLAALGTSFGLASAPRRIEVYDNSHIMGTNAVGAMIVAGPTGFMKTHYRTFTIKSEEVKPGDDYGMMREVLQRRFARLVKEHPRTKAEAAIAAAEGGPPEPEPAPDPADTDVFPAWPDLVLIDGGRGQLEAARKALDEVGVTDVPLVGIAKGRDRDAGRETFFVPGQAPFRLPPRDPTLYFVQRLRDEAHRFAIGAHRAKRKREMVRNPLDEIPGVGPTRKRALLHHFGTVKAIQRAALEDLARTPGVNAATARAVYDFFHADA
- the moaD gene encoding molybdopterin converting factor subunit 1 produces the protein MKLVYFAWVRERIGRPEETLDLPQEVATVADLVAWLRGRGEEYAYAFETDGVVRAAVDRVHAKPETRLAGASEVAFFPPMTGG
- a CDS encoding DUF3616 domain-containing protein, with translation MSRPLPLLALLASSLAVPAASAEPVTIGPLMEHRGMCEASGAVPYPRGSVNDRFLVVDDESTVMGLYRAGASGDALPLSGADLAAHLGLTPEDRKADLESATWLGSDLYVLGSHSRRHGGKQSPGRGRLAALTVTESGGVTSLTPKGGTVRGLPQAFAALSPLFASRIGLDVPARDDLDPKRKGFNIEGMAPRPDGTSLWLGLRNPLDTDANALLVPLENPAEAVAGAAPRLGTPVALDLKGRGIRDIAYAPEARAYLILAGGAGGGGEPFDLYRWSGDPADRPVRVEGAAAAFAGIPDFQPEALLVSPAGDRIQVLSDDGEALGSDGKPCEESRDGKRFRSLTLDVR
- the pgsA gene encoding CDP-diacylglycerol--glycerol-3-phosphate 3-phosphatidyltransferase — its product is MNVVVPRRRSTALNLANLLTYGRLVAVPVVVALLFWPQDDTARWIAVAVFVAAAITDYLDGYVARTYSQSSALGRMLDPIADKLLVAASLLMLCADGTIRGWSLWAAIVILCREILVSGLREYLAELKVGVPVSRVAKWKTAVQLVALGVLIAGPAGERVLPGNGTLGLILLWLAAALTLYTGYDYMRSGIRHVIDDER